A window of Armatimonadota bacterium contains these coding sequences:
- a CDS encoding GerMN domain-containing protein: MKRVVWLLLAALLAFVVVGLWVSRPREEPALVYFVQWDAERNAGRLAQGLRMVRGRTRRDFVMQAIGALLAGPTAEERALGYASEIPSGTRLRGVRIQGQTAYLDFSEELATGGGSASMLSRLYQIVYTATHFRGVEEVRILIEGQPRETLGGEGVLIDVPVRRPPRAPDF, translated from the coding sequence ATGAAGCGTGTCGTCTGGTTGCTTCTGGCGGCGCTGCTGGCCTTTGTCGTGGTGGGTCTATGGGTCTCGCGGCCGCGCGAGGAACCCGCGCTGGTCTACTTCGTGCAGTGGGACGCCGAGCGCAACGCGGGCAGGCTGGCGCAGGGGCTGCGCATGGTGCGGGGCCGCACGCGGCGGGACTTCGTCATGCAGGCGATCGGCGCGCTGCTGGCCGGGCCCACAGCCGAGGAGCGCGCGCTGGGGTATGCGAGCGAGATCCCGTCGGGCACCCGGCTGCGCGGCGTGCGGATCCAGGGTCAGACGGCCTACTTGGACTTCTCCGAGGAACTCGCCACCGGCGGCGGCAGCGCCAGCATGCTGTCGCGCCTGTACCAGATCGTGTACACGGCGACGCACTTCCGGGGCGTCGAGGAGGTGCGGATCCTGATCGAAGGCCAACCGCGCGAGACGCTGGGCGGCGAAGGCGTGCTGATCGACGTCCCGGTGCGCCGCCCGCCCCGCGCCCCGGACTTCTGA
- a CDS encoding xanthine dehydrogenase family protein subunit M: protein MIPAPFEYARAASVREAIALLQRHGDRAKLLAGGHSLLPLMKLRLSQPEVLVDIGRVDELRGVREEGQSVLVGALTTHDEIATSPVVRAKVPLLAEAAEQIGDLQVRNRGTIGGALAHADPAADYPAVVLALDAQMECEGSAGTRTIRAADWFVDMLTTALRPDEILCWVRFPVQTPGQGSCYVKLPHPASGYSLVGVACLVTIDGSTCRQARLAITGVGPKAQRLAKVEQALAGKPLDDGTVAGAARLAADGLEATDDLHASAEYKRHLATVYVQRAILKAARRAGG, encoded by the coding sequence GTGATCCCGGCACCGTTCGAGTACGCGCGCGCCGCCAGCGTCCGGGAAGCGATCGCGCTGCTGCAGCGGCACGGAGACCGCGCGAAGTTGCTGGCTGGCGGCCACAGCCTGCTGCCGCTGATGAAGCTGCGGTTGAGTCAGCCCGAAGTCCTCGTCGACATCGGCCGGGTCGACGAGCTGCGCGGCGTACGCGAGGAGGGCCAGTCCGTGCTGGTCGGGGCGCTTACCACCCACGACGAGATCGCCACCAGTCCGGTCGTCCGGGCGAAGGTGCCGCTGCTGGCCGAAGCCGCCGAGCAGATCGGGGATCTGCAGGTCCGCAACCGCGGCACGATCGGCGGCGCGCTCGCGCACGCCGATCCCGCGGCCGACTACCCCGCGGTGGTCCTGGCCCTGGACGCACAGATGGAATGCGAGGGTTCTGCGGGCACCCGCACCATCCGGGCCGCCGACTGGTTCGTGGACATGCTGACTACGGCGCTGCGGCCGGACGAGATCCTTTGCTGGGTGCGCTTTCCGGTCCAGACCCCGGGCCAGGGTTCGTGCTACGTCAAGCTGCCCCACCCGGCCTCTGGCTACTCCCTGGTGGGTGTGGCGTGTCTGGTGACGATAGACGGGAGCACGTGCAGGCAGGCGCGCCTGGCGATCACCGGTGTCGGCCCGAAGGCCCAGCGCCTCGCCAAGGTCGAGCAGGCACTGGCGGGCAAGCCGTTGGACGACGGCACGGTGGCCGGCGCGGCAAGGCTTGCCGCCGACGGGCTGGAAGCGACGGACGACCTGCACGCCTCGGCCGAGTACAAGCGTCACCTCGCGACCGTGTACGTCCAGCGCGCGATCCTCAAGGCCGCACGGCGCGCCGGCGGGTAG
- the ligA gene encoding NAD-dependent DNA ligase LigA, whose protein sequence is MAVPEKVRRRIEELRRQIDHHNYRYYVLDDPEISDEAYDALVGELRELEARYPELVTPDSPTQRVGAPPSAAFAEVRHRVPMLSLANAFTEDELRAWDRRVRGGLRGQRVEYVCELKIDGVAVNLVYEGGQLVRGATRGDGFRGEDVTANLRTVRSVPLRLRAEAPIPSFVEVRGEVYLSRQAFEAVNRERERQGLSLFANPRNAAAGSLRQLDPAVTASRPLQIFCYGVGHVEGLRLDTHWEALRWMREAGLRTHPASRLCDDLEAVLAFVEEWTHRHRELDYDTDGVVVKVNSFDQQHELGATAASPRWAIAYKFPAQQAVTRVKDIVAYVGRTGAVTPVAILEPVRVSGVTVQHATLHNEDEVRRKDVRIGDFVVVQRAGEVIPEVVRVLAERRTGAERAWQMPKVCPVCGSPIVRPPGQAVARCTGGASCPAQVLERLIHFASRDAMNIEGVGPKLLQQMLDRGLVRDPADLYRLTKDQVLTLERMADRSAQNVLDAIERSKQTTLGRLVYALGIRHVGASTAQALARQFGDIRRLMRASFEEIRDVPGVGPVVARSVRDFFDRRENRGLVERLLRAGVRPESPEAVGTGPLAGKTFVFTGTLDGIPRRQAEEMVRAAGGVVSGSVSAKTDYVVVGTDPGSKAERARKLGVRILDRRAFLDLVGRR, encoded by the coding sequence ATGGCAGTCCCCGAGAAGGTCCGGCGGCGCATCGAGGAATTGCGGCGCCAGATCGACCACCACAACTACCGGTACTACGTGCTCGACGATCCGGAGATCAGCGACGAGGCCTACGACGCGCTGGTCGGCGAGCTGCGGGAACTGGAGGCACGCTACCCCGAACTCGTGACCCCGGACTCGCCCACGCAGCGCGTCGGCGCCCCACCCAGTGCGGCGTTCGCCGAGGTGCGCCACCGCGTGCCCATGCTCAGCCTGGCCAACGCCTTCACCGAGGACGAACTCCGCGCCTGGGACAGGCGGGTCCGCGGCGGACTGCGCGGACAGCGGGTGGAGTACGTCTGCGAGCTGAAGATCGACGGCGTGGCCGTCAACCTCGTCTACGAGGGCGGCCAACTGGTGCGGGGCGCCACACGCGGAGATGGGTTCCGGGGTGAGGACGTGACCGCGAATCTGCGGACGGTTCGCAGCGTGCCGCTGCGGCTGCGCGCTGAGGCGCCGATCCCCTCCTTCGTTGAGGTCCGCGGCGAAGTGTACCTTTCGCGGCAGGCCTTCGAGGCCGTCAACCGTGAACGCGAAAGGCAGGGGCTGTCTCTGTTCGCCAACCCGCGCAACGCTGCAGCTGGCTCCCTGCGCCAGCTCGACCCGGCGGTGACGGCGTCGCGGCCCCTGCAGATCTTCTGCTACGGCGTGGGCCACGTGGAGGGACTCCGCCTGGACACCCACTGGGAGGCGCTGCGGTGGATGCGCGAGGCCGGCCTGCGGACGCACCCGGCCTCGCGCCTGTGCGACGACCTCGAAGCGGTTTTGGCTTTCGTCGAGGAGTGGACGCACCGGCACAGGGAGCTCGACTACGACACCGACGGCGTCGTCGTCAAGGTCAATTCGTTCGACCAACAGCACGAACTCGGCGCGACCGCCGCCTCGCCGCGTTGGGCGATCGCCTACAAGTTCCCCGCCCAGCAGGCGGTGACCCGGGTCAAGGACATCGTCGCCTACGTGGGGCGTACCGGCGCGGTCACGCCGGTGGCGATCCTGGAGCCCGTGCGCGTCTCCGGTGTCACGGTGCAGCACGCGACGCTGCACAACGAGGACGAAGTCCGGCGCAAGGACGTCCGGATCGGGGACTTCGTCGTCGTACAGCGCGCCGGCGAGGTGATCCCGGAGGTCGTTCGCGTCCTGGCCGAGCGGCGGACGGGGGCCGAACGTGCGTGGCAGATGCCCAAGGTGTGCCCGGTGTGCGGATCGCCGATCGTCCGGCCGCCCGGCCAGGCCGTCGCCCGCTGCACCGGCGGCGCGTCGTGCCCCGCGCAGGTGCTCGAGCGTCTGATCCACTTCGCCTCGCGCGATGCGATGAACATCGAAGGGGTGGGCCCCAAACTGTTGCAGCAGATGCTCGACCGCGGACTGGTGCGCGACCCGGCGGACCTGTACCGCCTGACCAAAGACCAGGTGTTGACCCTCGAACGGATGGCTGACAGGTCCGCGCAGAACGTTTTGGACGCCATCGAGCGCTCCAAGCAGACCACCCTCGGGCGGCTGGTGTACGCGCTGGGAATCCGCCACGTCGGCGCCAGCACCGCACAGGCGCTGGCGCGGCAGTTCGGTGACATCCGCCGACTGATGCGGGCCTCGTTCGAGGAGATCCGCGACGTCCCCGGGGTGGGCCCGGTCGTCGCCCGCAGCGTCCGGGACTTCTTCGACCGTCGGGAGAACCGCGGCCTGGTGGAGCGGCTGCTGCGGGCGGGTGTCCGGCCGGAGTCGCCTGAGGCGGTCGGGACCGGGCCGCTGGCCGGCAAGACATTCGTGTTCACCGGTACGCTGGACGGGATTCCCCGTCGCCAGGCCGAGGAGATGGTGCGCGCAGCGGGCGGGGTGGTCAGCGGTTCGGTGAGCGCCAAGACCGATTACGTCGTCGTGGGCACCGACCCCGGCTCCAAGGCGGAGAGGGCGCGCAAACTCGGGGTGCGGATTCTGGACCGGCGCGCGTTTTTGGACCTCGTGGGCCGCCGATGA
- the crcB gene encoding fluoride efflux transporter CrcB, translated as MRIVLVVVGGAIGALLRYAVEGWFAGRTGISFPYGTLVVNVTGSFALGLLSVFTIERLLLSPEARLFVGVGLLGAYTTFSTWQYESWRLIESGSWPLAVVNLGGSLVLGFAALVVGVLIGRAL; from the coding sequence ATGCGCATCGTGCTGGTAGTCGTGGGGGGAGCGATCGGTGCGCTGCTCCGCTACGCGGTCGAGGGCTGGTTTGCCGGGCGGACGGGGATCTCCTTCCCCTACGGCACCCTCGTCGTGAACGTGACGGGGAGCTTCGCTTTGGGTCTGCTGTCCGTCTTCACCATCGAGCGGCTGCTTTTGAGTCCCGAAGCGCGCCTGTTCGTGGGGGTGGGTCTGCTTGGGGCCTACACAACCTTCTCCACCTGGCAGTACGAGAGTTGGCGTCTGATCGAATCGGGGAGTTGGCCGCTGGCGGTCGTGAACCTGGGAGGAAGCTTGGTGTTGGGCTTTGCGGCCCTGGTTGTGGGGGTCCTGATCGGCCGTGCCCTCTAG
- a CDS encoding MFS transporter gives MAHDGTISDSARRLGPGVIAIGLASLLSDLGHETATAVLPLFLMAIGGSPLTLGLVEGVADFASSAAKLWAGHLGGRLARRKVPAAGAYFLTAVATASIGLAAHWLHVLLGRTAAWLGRGFRGPLRDTLLAEQTHPSGYGRAFGFERAMDTVGAILGPLFALALLSVAAPLRTILLVTLVPGALAAVLFLTVRERGGVRPGRSFRSMAASLPPNFRRFLLAVGVFGAGDFSRTLLILWALGVGVHIEGGGELTVPVLLYAGYNAVSAASSYVSGDWSDRLGRRPLLLFGYAVAAAVGLLMAFDVRSLPILVAVFVGSGIYVGIEEALERSTAADLLPDSHRAFGFGALAAVNGLGDLVSSVLIGLLWQTAGASVAFGAAAALCLLGVLLLTRVEFVGRR, from the coding sequence ATGGCACACGACGGTACGATCTCCGACAGCGCCCGTCGGCTGGGCCCGGGCGTCATCGCCATTGGCCTGGCCAGCCTGTTGAGCGACCTCGGCCACGAGACCGCGACCGCGGTGCTGCCGTTGTTTCTCATGGCCATCGGCGGCTCGCCGCTGACTCTGGGTCTGGTCGAAGGGGTCGCCGATTTCGCGTCCAGCGCGGCCAAGCTGTGGGCGGGTCACTTGGGGGGCCGTCTGGCGCGGCGCAAGGTCCCGGCGGCGGGTGCATACTTCCTCACGGCCGTGGCGACCGCATCGATCGGCTTGGCCGCGCACTGGCTGCACGTCCTGCTGGGGCGGACCGCCGCCTGGCTGGGGCGAGGCTTCCGCGGTCCCCTGCGCGATACCCTCCTCGCCGAACAGACGCACCCGTCGGGCTACGGACGGGCGTTTGGTTTCGAGCGCGCGATGGACACCGTGGGGGCCATTCTGGGGCCGCTGTTCGCGCTGGCGTTGCTGTCTGTAGCCGCGCCGCTGCGGACGATCCTGTTGGTGACCCTCGTCCCCGGCGCGCTGGCCGCCGTGCTCTTCTTGACGGTGCGGGAAAGGGGCGGCGTGCGCCCCGGACGGTCGTTTCGGTCCATGGCCGCCTCCTTGCCCCCCAACTTCCGCCGATTCCTCCTCGCCGTCGGCGTCTTCGGCGCGGGGGACTTCTCCCGGACGTTGCTCATCCTCTGGGCGTTGGGAGTCGGGGTGCACATAGAGGGCGGGGGAGAACTCACCGTCCCGGTTCTCCTGTACGCGGGCTACAACGCGGTGAGCGCGGCCAGCTCCTACGTCAGCGGCGACTGGAGCGACCGACTGGGCAGACGGCCCCTGCTGCTGTTCGGGTACGCCGTCGCGGCCGCGGTGGGCCTGCTCATGGCATTCGACGTGCGCTCCCTGCCAATCCTCGTCGCGGTCTTCGTCGGATCGGGCATCTATGTCGGCATCGAGGAAGCCCTTGAGCGCTCGACCGCGGCCGACCTGCTTCCCGACAGCCACCGCGCCTTCGGCTTCGGTGCGCTGGCTGCCGTCAACGGCCTGGGCGACCTGGTGTCCAGCGTCCTGATCGGGCTGCTCTGGCAGACGGCCGGTGCCTCGGTCGCATTCGGGGCCGCCGCCGCACTCTGCCTGCTGGGCGTGCTGCTCCTCACCCGGGTGGAGTTCGTCGGGCGCCGATGA
- a CDS encoding uracil-DNA glycosylase, translated as MSAAPSPAEVLERIAEQIRSCTICPLSHSRSQAVPGEGPPDAPVLFVGEGPGSEEDAQGRPFVGAAGRLLDKLLSGIRMPRTKVFITNTVRCRPPGNRTPTPDEVAACLPYLIRQMAVLRPRVVCLLGGTATAALLGADRKIGRIRGRAIREAGRWFFATYHPAAALRSSGLGEILQDDFRRLRRLVDVEWGTADPARWNPGALHKIFASLEPREPVEISGDGAVRLTWEVGGVHPVFRTESALAELGRRFVLRRRRLPAQTEVEWISFEIVDASGRRTNADSDAAAHLQGELRIRA; from the coding sequence GTGAGCGCTGCGCCGTCTCCCGCCGAGGTTCTGGAACGCATCGCCGAACAGATCCGATCCTGTACGATCTGTCCTTTGTCTCACAGCCGCTCGCAGGCGGTGCCCGGTGAGGGCCCTCCCGACGCGCCGGTGTTGTTCGTCGGCGAGGGGCCCGGATCGGAAGAAGACGCCCAGGGGCGGCCGTTCGTGGGTGCTGCGGGTCGCCTGCTCGACAAGCTCCTGTCAGGCATCCGAATGCCGCGCACCAAGGTCTTCATCACGAACACCGTGCGCTGCCGGCCGCCGGGCAACCGGACGCCCACGCCCGACGAGGTTGCGGCCTGCCTGCCCTACCTGATCCGCCAGATGGCCGTGCTGCGGCCGAGGGTCGTCTGCCTGCTGGGGGGCACCGCGACCGCCGCGCTGCTGGGCGCAGACCGGAAGATCGGTCGCATCCGCGGCAGGGCGATCCGCGAGGCCGGCCGCTGGTTCTTCGCCACCTATCACCCCGCGGCGGCGCTGCGCAGCAGTGGACTGGGGGAGATCCTACAGGACGACTTCCGCCGGTTGCGGCGGCTGGTGGACGTAGAGTGGGGGACGGCGGATCCGGCGCGCTGGAACCCGGGCGCGCTGCATAAGATCTTCGCCTCTTTGGAGCCCAGGGAGCCGGTCGAGATCTCCGGCGACGGAGCCGTGCGGCTGACGTGGGAAGTCGGCGGGGTGCACCCGGTGTTTCGCACCGAATCCGCTCTGGCGGAGCTGGGGCGCAGATTCGTCTTGCGCCGGCGGAGGCTGCCCGCGCAGACCGAAGTCGAGTGGATCTCCTTCGAGATCGTCGACGCCTCGGGACGCCGTACAAACGCCGACTCCGACGCGGCTGCCCACCTGCAGGGGGAGTTGCGGATCCGCGCCTGA
- a CDS encoding DUF190 domain-containing protein has protein sequence MRLAEDGLLLRVFIGESDRWQGQPLYEAILLKARERGLAGATVVRGLAGFGAHSRIHTAKILRLSEDLPIVIEIADSAERIESFLPVLDEMVSEGLVTLEKVRVILYRHRPVPIAAEDR, from the coding sequence GTGAGGCTTGCCGAAGACGGACTGCTGCTGCGCGTCTTCATCGGCGAATCCGATCGCTGGCAGGGGCAGCCTCTGTACGAAGCGATCCTCCTCAAGGCCCGCGAGAGGGGGCTGGCCGGGGCAACCGTCGTCCGCGGGCTGGCGGGTTTCGGGGCCCACAGCCGCATCCACACCGCGAAGATCCTGCGGCTGTCCGAAGACCTCCCCATCGTGATCGAGATCGCCGACAGCGCCGAGCGGATCGAGTCGTTTCTCCCCGTGCTCGACGAGATGGTGAGCGAGGGACTGGTCACGCTTGAGAAGGTGCGCGTGATCCTGTACCGGCACCGTCCGGTCCCGATCGCCGCCGAAGACCGCTAG
- a CDS encoding GNAT family N-acetyltransferase produces MSLVIEPAKPHDEPEIQRLIRSVLAEFGLPYDTATAAELTGIEEQYRPPRSVFFVARMDGRIIGTTGVKEAGEGKAILKHQYVHADYRRKGIGAKLLDAALVYCRVLGYREVELDTAAWMQQAQRLYRSRGFRETGRDESGVHFRLALARSP; encoded by the coding sequence GTGAGCCTGGTGATCGAACCGGCCAAACCCCACGACGAACCGGAGATCCAGCGCCTGATCAGGTCGGTGCTGGCGGAGTTCGGGCTGCCGTACGACACGGCCACCGCGGCCGAGCTCACCGGCATCGAGGAGCAGTACCGGCCGCCGCGGTCGGTCTTCTTCGTCGCCCGCATGGACGGTCGGATCATCGGAACCACCGGCGTGAAGGAGGCCGGCGAGGGCAAGGCGATCCTCAAGCACCAGTACGTGCACGCGGACTACCGGCGCAAGGGCATCGGCGCCAAGCTGCTGGACGCTGCGCTCGTCTACTGCCGCGTTCTCGGTTACCGGGAAGTCGAACTCGACACCGCGGCGTGGATGCAGCAGGCCCAGCGCCTGTATCGGTCGCGCGGGTTCCGGGAGACCGGCCGCGACGAGTCGGGCGTCCACTTCCGCCTCGCTCTGGCCCGGTCGCCGTGA
- a CDS encoding xanthine dehydrogenase family protein molybdopterin-binding subunit — protein sequence MAVTQVFGARVRRREDPRLVTGTASYTDDLTLPDLCYAVFVRSPHAHARIRRVDTARAASVPGVVSILTGADIEGKVNPIPCAWLVPNADLKTPAHPAIAKDRVRYVGDPVAVVVAQTRAAAYDAAALVEVDYEPLPPVVDLEEALAGKVLVHDDVPNNTALRWAVNGGDYDAAVGQPEVRTLRQRLVNQRLIPNAMETRATMAQYNSGSGELTIWSTTQNPHIARVLLSGTVGVPEHKLRVVAPEVGGGFGSKIPHYPEEAVVGHLAMRLGRPVKWTEDRRENYQATTHGRDHIEDVEIAFRPDGTIVGIKVRTLANLGAYLSTAAPGVPTILYGLMLSGPYRIPNISCEVVGLFTNTTPVDAYRGAGRPEATYILERMMDLVARELGVDPVDIRRRNFIRRDEFPYTVATGITYDSGDYERALDRALEILDYPKARAEQEQARRQGRHLGIGFSSYVEICGLGPSKVAGAVGFQGGLWESAVVRVHPTGKVTVFTGASPHGQGEETTFAQIVAHELGIPLDDIDVVHGDTDAIPMGWGTYGSRTTAVGGTSVHLAAQRVKEKAARLAAHQLEVSVDDLVFEGGRFHVKGAPDRGMTIQEVALQAYLAWNLPEGFEPSLEANAFYDPSNFVYPFGTHICVVEVDSDTGHTRILRYVAVDDCGRVINPLIVDGQVHGGIAQGIAQALWEFAAYDGAGNLLTGSMAEYAVPRAGWLPTIETDRTETPTPVNPMGVKGVGETGTIASTPAVVNAVMDALAPMGVRHIDMPLLPETVWRAMRSAKGGGRP from the coding sequence ATGGCCGTCACCCAGGTGTTCGGCGCGAGGGTCCGGCGGCGCGAAGACCCACGGCTCGTGACCGGGACGGCGAGTTACACCGACGACCTGACGCTGCCGGATCTGTGCTACGCGGTCTTCGTCCGCAGCCCACATGCCCACGCGCGGATCCGCCGCGTGGACACCGCCCGGGCGGCTTCGGTCCCGGGTGTCGTCTCGATCCTGACGGGCGCGGACATCGAAGGCAAGGTCAACCCGATCCCCTGCGCCTGGCTGGTCCCCAACGCCGACCTCAAGACGCCTGCCCACCCCGCGATCGCCAAAGATCGGGTGCGTTACGTCGGCGACCCCGTCGCCGTGGTGGTCGCGCAGACGCGCGCGGCGGCGTACGACGCGGCGGCCCTGGTCGAGGTGGACTATGAGCCGCTGCCCCCGGTCGTCGACCTCGAGGAGGCCCTCGCCGGCAAGGTGCTGGTGCACGACGACGTGCCCAACAACACCGCCCTTCGGTGGGCGGTGAACGGCGGAGACTACGACGCCGCGGTTGGCCAGCCAGAGGTGCGCACGCTGCGCCAGCGGCTGGTCAACCAGCGCCTGATCCCCAACGCGATGGAGACGCGGGCGACGATGGCGCAGTACAACTCCGGTTCGGGCGAGCTGACGATCTGGAGCACCACGCAGAACCCGCACATCGCCCGCGTGCTGCTGTCGGGGACCGTGGGCGTGCCGGAGCACAAGCTGCGCGTCGTCGCACCCGAAGTCGGCGGCGGCTTCGGGAGCAAGATCCCGCACTACCCGGAGGAGGCCGTCGTCGGGCACCTCGCGATGCGGCTGGGCCGACCCGTGAAGTGGACGGAGGACCGGCGTGAGAACTACCAGGCGACGACCCATGGTCGCGACCACATCGAGGACGTCGAGATCGCGTTCCGGCCAGACGGCACGATCGTCGGCATCAAGGTCAGGACGCTGGCGAACCTCGGCGCCTACCTGTCGACCGCGGCGCCGGGCGTCCCGACGATCCTGTACGGGCTGATGCTGTCGGGGCCCTACAGGATCCCCAACATCTCGTGCGAGGTGGTGGGGCTGTTCACCAACACCACGCCGGTGGACGCGTACCGGGGAGCGGGCCGTCCGGAGGCCACCTACATCCTCGAACGCATGATGGACCTCGTCGCCCGGGAGTTGGGCGTGGATCCCGTCGACATCCGCCGCCGCAACTTCATCCGCCGAGACGAGTTCCCCTACACCGTCGCCACCGGGATCACTTACGACAGCGGCGACTACGAGCGGGCGCTGGACCGCGCGCTGGAGATCCTGGACTACCCGAAGGCGCGCGCCGAACAGGAACAGGCCCGGAGGCAGGGACGCCACCTGGGCATCGGGTTTTCCTCCTACGTAGAGATCTGCGGGCTGGGACCGTCCAAGGTCGCCGGCGCCGTTGGGTTCCAGGGGGGGCTGTGGGAGAGCGCGGTGGTGCGCGTGCACCCCACGGGCAAGGTGACGGTGTTCACGGGTGCGTCCCCGCACGGTCAGGGTGAGGAGACGACCTTCGCGCAGATCGTCGCTCACGAACTCGGGATCCCGCTGGACGACATCGATGTCGTGCACGGCGACACGGATGCGATCCCGATGGGCTGGGGGACGTACGGGAGCCGCACCACCGCGGTGGGCGGCACCTCGGTGCACCTGGCGGCGCAGCGCGTGAAGGAGAAGGCCGCCAGGCTTGCGGCGCACCAGCTGGAGGTGAGCGTAGACGACTTGGTGTTCGAGGGCGGGCGCTTTCACGTGAAGGGCGCACCGGACCGCGGGATGACCATCCAGGAGGTGGCCCTGCAGGCTTACCTGGCTTGGAACCTGCCCGAGGGGTTCGAGCCGTCGCTGGAGGCGAACGCGTTCTACGACCCGTCCAACTTCGTCTACCCGTTCGGCACGCACATCTGCGTCGTCGAAGTCGACTCGGACACCGGCCACACCCGGATCCTGCGCTACGTCGCGGTGGACGACTGCGGCAGGGTGATCAACCCTCTGATCGTCGACGGCCAGGTGCACGGCGGTATCGCCCAGGGTATCGCGCAGGCGCTGTGGGAGTTCGCCGCCTACGACGGGGCGGGCAACCTGCTCACCGGCTCGATGGCCGAATACGCGGTGCCCAGGGCCGGATGGCTCCCTACGATCGAAACCGACCGCACCGAGACGCCGACTCCGGTCAACCCGATGGGCGTCAAGGGGGTGGGCGAGACCGGGACGATCGCGAGCACGCCGGCGGTGGTCAACGCGGTGATGGACGCGCTCGCGCCGATGGGCGTGCGGCACATCGACATGCCGCTGCTGCCCGAGACGGTGTGGCGAGCGATGCGCTCGGCGAAAGGAGGTGGCAGGCCGTGA
- a CDS encoding (2Fe-2S)-binding protein — MTINGKTYTRDVEPRTLLVHFLRDDLRLTGTHIGCDTTTCGACTVLLDGRAVKSCTVLAVQADGAAITTVEGLAQNGQLHPIQQAFWDEHGLQCGFCTPGMMMTAVDLLARNPNPTDDEIRHALEGNLCRCTGYQHIVNAVRTAASRMREPAMAAGG, encoded by the coding sequence ATGACGATCAACGGCAAGACCTACACCCGCGACGTCGAGCCCCGCACCCTGCTCGTGCACTTCCTGCGCGACGACCTGCGGCTGACCGGCACCCACATCGGTTGTGACACGACGACCTGCGGCGCCTGCACGGTGCTGCTGGACGGCAGGGCCGTCAAGTCCTGCACGGTTCTGGCGGTCCAGGCCGACGGTGCCGCGATCACGACGGTCGAGGGACTCGCGCAGAACGGCCAACTCCACCCCATCCAGCAGGCGTTCTGGGACGAGCACGGGCTGCAGTGCGGATTCTGCACGCCGGGCATGATGATGACCGCCGTCGACCTGCTGGCGCGGAACCCGAACCCGACAGATGACGAGATCCGCCACGCGCTGGAGGGCAACCTCTGCCGCTGCACCGGCTACCAACACATCGTCAACGCTGTCCGCACGGCCGCCAGTCGGATGCGCGAGCCGGCGATGGCGGCGGGGGGGTGA